One genomic window of Paramormyrops kingsleyae isolate MSU_618 chromosome 22, PKINGS_0.4, whole genome shotgun sequence includes the following:
- the LOC111843218 gene encoding tetratricopeptide repeat protein 39A, giving the protein MSRKDTDTPAAENSPPMTLQDCLAECMEAVDLFLNNRFTESLDKLRPHMQDSMYHAVMYATMLEMQAMMTFQHDDIVRAGNTMKSAQEVCQRFRKKSSSIVSKSGEGLTEEQLHAELCYAECLLQRAALTFLQDENMVSFIKGGVKVRSSYLIYKDLHTFLQSHQYHKGLNHFQLEGGVSFGIGAFNLTLSLFPARILRLLEFAGLSGDKEYGLSQLHSGATSLNLRSMLCALLLLCYYTFLSFILGTGEGDVDNAEKLLKPFRVRYPRGAIFLFFAGRTEEIRGNIDEAVALFEDGCRAQQAWKQFHHMCYWELLWCFTYKRVWKMAYFYADLLSQESRWSKAMYVYMKAACLSMLPDDEVRPFGENEVELFRQVPTFKQKIAGKSPPTEKFAIRKARRYKSSSPTRLPVPVLEMMYMWNGFTMIRSRPDLTRGMMETLVDAERALQDRPVTEYSVDDSCVIQLLKGMCLKNDCQTKAAEDCFQKVINSEKKIKFDEYLVPNALLELGLLYIDLGRKDQAVKLLQKAKNNYKEYSMESRTQFRIHAALTKLKADISEEEEESTDL; this is encoded by the exons TATGCAGGACAGCATGTACCACGCTGTGATGTACGCCACCATGCTGGAGATGCAGGCCATGATGACCTTCCAGCACGATGACATCGTCAGGGCTGGGAACACCATGAAAAGTGCCCAGGAGGTGTGCCAGAG GTTCCGCAAAAAGTCGTCCAGCATAGTCAGCAAGTCTGGAGAAGGTTTAACCGAAG AACAGCTGCATGCTGAGCTGTGCTACGCAGAATGTCTGCTGCAGAGAGCCGCTCTCACCTTTTTACAG GATGAGAACATGGTGAGCTTTATCAAAGGAGGAGTCAAGGTACGCAGCAGTTACCTCATCTACAA AGACCTGCACACCTTCCTTCAGTCACATCAGTATCACAAAGGACTGAACCACTTCCAGTTAGAAGGAGGGGTGTCGTTTGGAATCGGCGCATTTAACTTG ACCCTCTCCCTGTTTCCCGCTCGGATCTTACGGCTCTTAGAATTCGCTGGCCTTTCGGGGGATAAG GAATACGGTCTCTCCCAGCTACACAGCGGCGCCACATCACTCAACCTGCGCTCCATGCTGTGtgccctgctgctgctgtgctaCTATACCTTCCTCTCCTTCATCCTGG GGACTGGGGAAGGCGATGTGGACAACGCTGAGAAGCTACTGAAGCCATTCCGCGTTCGCTATCCACGG GGTGCCATATTCCTCTTCTTTGCTGGACGAACTGAGGAGATCCGTGGGAACATAGATGAG GCGGTGGCACTGTTTGAAGACGGCTGCAGGGCCCAGCAGGCCTGGAAGCAGTTCCACCACATGTGTTACTGGGAGCTGCTGTGGTGCTTCACTTACAAGCGTGTCTGGAAGATGGCCTACTTCTACGCAGACCTCCTCAGCCAGGAGAGCCGCTGGTCCAAG gccatgtatgtgtatatgaaGGCAGCCTGCCTCAGCATGCTGCCCGACGACGAGGTCAGGCCTTTCGGGGAGAACGAAGTGGAGCTCTTCAG ACAGGTGCCAACATTTAAGCAAAAAATAGCAGGGAAGTCCCCCCCAACTGAGAAGTTTGCTATCCGAAAAGCCCGGCGCTATAAATCCAGCAGCCCAACGCGGCTTCCAGTGCCTGTGTTG gaAATGATGTACATGTGGAATGGCTTTACGATGATTCGTAGTCGGCCAGACCTGACAAGAGGGATGATGGAGACCTTGGTGGATGCAGAGCGTGCCCTGCAGGACCGCCCCG TGACTGAGTATTCTGTGGATGACTCCTGTGTAATACAACTACTGAAGGGAATGTGCCTTAAGAATGATTGCCAAACTAAAGCGGCTGAGGACTGCTTCCAAAAAGTGATTAACAG TGAAAAGAAGATCAAGTTTGATGAGTACCTTGTCCCAAATGCTCTATTGGAGCTTGGTCTACTCTACATAGATTTGGGACGCAAAGATCAGGCCGTCAAGTTACTGCAGAAAGCCAA GAACAACTACAAGGAATATTCCATGGAATCGCGGACCCAGTTCAGGATCCATGCTGCTCTGACCAAACTGAAGGCAGACATCAgtgaagaggaagaagaaaGCACAGATCTATAG
- the gadd45gip1 gene encoding large ribosomal subunit protein mL64, giving the protein MAASSLGRRTAMLFGIVKTFSLQRPVLPIISRCGSLFQIATYNPKPLRLNIKDPYIPNKEKEDTPHWQKTDKFDRKLFGRYGSISGVDPVKLWPSPEKLEKLIAEEQEWQPTLEVMLQNIAAKEMEREKKVKAREKLIATNMAKMPKMIEDWRRETRALKMKKREEKARKERLVAEARERFGYALDPRSPKFQEMVQEIEKEEKKKKKLLKSRMKQGDTAPAAPRT; this is encoded by the exons ATGGCGGCTTCCAGTCTTGGGAGAAGGACAGCTATGTTATTTGGTATTGTAAAAACCttttctcttcagagaccagttTTACCGATCATTTCCAGATGTGGCAGTTTGTTCCAGATTGCTACCTACAACCCCAAACCTTTAAGACTGAACATCAAGGATCCCTACATTCCtaataaagaaaaagaagatACACCTCACTGGCAAAAGACAGACAAGTTTGACCGTAAGCTATTCGGGCGATATGGTTCTATTTCTGGTGTCGATCCAGTGAAATTGTGGCCAAGCCCCGAAAAGCTGGAAAAGTTAATAGCGGAGGAGCAAGAATGGCAACCGACTCTGGAAGTTATGCTACAGAACATTGCGGCAAAGGAaatggagagagaaaagaaagtGAAGGCCAG AGAGAAATTAATTGCCACCAACATGGCGAAGATGCCGAAGATGATCGAAGACTGGCGTCGTGAGACACGCGCGCTTAAGATGAAGAAGAGGGAGGAAAAGGCGCGAAAGGAGCGGCTGGTGGCAGAGGCCCGCGAGCGCTTCGGCTACGCGCTGGACCCCCGCAGCCCCAAGTTCCAGGAGATGGTGCAGGAGATCgagaaggaggagaagaagaagaaaaagctGCTGAAAAGCAGAATGAAACAGGGTGACACTGCACCAGCTGCGCCCAGGACTTAA